From Solanum lycopersicum chromosome 4, SLM_r2.1:
TTGATCCGACACCACGTACGAGTCAGAAAATCGAAGACGTGGAGACAAGGCTTCAGATTCACGCGtaccattttcagcaagagTGGGACCGAAGGGAGCAGGAATTCTATAAGAAAGAACaggaatttcaacaaaaagagcAAGCATACCAACTCCGGGAATTAGAAAATCAGAGAGTTTTGGCCGTAATGTCACAAGAATTAGCTGACACAAGTACTTGTCTAATGCGTTTGGACACTATTTTGGACGAGCAGATGAACACCTTACAAGCCGTACCAACATCTTCCAAAGCTGAGTTCGCTGAGCCATACGTGTTCACCAGCAAGTGCATTATCCGAGAAGAAGTGGAGAAGGCCAGAAGAGGAGCTGGATCATCAACCTTTTAACTCCCCTGCGTGggattgattttatatatgtatttgcattgCATCCCATTCCCAAGATGTATCCCGTTTGATTTTGATTGTGTAATGAACGCTATGACATCTAGTGAAATTTGTTTCGGGGGtacaattacttatttaaatggcgcaatacatccttcagatcgctaggcctacccttggcacaaaagggtcacatgcatgtttaggacacgatatatttgtttgaatgcttatgtgttatgtcGCTATGATTGAGGATATCGTAAACCCACTCCTAGCCAAAATCCTAAAGAGTATACAAAAGCCAACATTACAATTGTCCGACCAAAATTCCcgagtctcaagtttctcacacAAAATCCATACCATAAATCCTAAGTACCGCTCTATCATCTCAGGAAAGTTGAATCACCGCTATGGTCAAAGGCAAGAACGTCCAGACGGAGCTCACTGAGGAGGAATTGCAAAGAAAGATCGAGCGAGTTACTCGAGAGATTCAGAAGGTTAAGGAGGAAGGACTCAAAGTAGACGTGACCACGGCGATCTACAAAGCTGCGGTCACAACCTTGGATGAAGATCTGGCGTCACagataaagagaaagaaggaggtTGAGATGGAAACCGAAAGCCTAAGGAAAAGGTTGAACTTGCTTCGTTTGGAGATACACGAAGGAAAGGCGAGAGAGGCGAAGATAGATATCGAGACTGCTGTGTTGTTGGATAGAAGCGCGGCGCTCGACGAGGAATTGGCGACCCATAGCGACCCAAAGGGCAGAAAATACCTCGCCCGTGATCGGGGAGAAGATAACAGTGGCCCCGGCCGTGAAGTGATtgaggaagatgatgaagaagaaatcgtctacaagcctccatttccAACTGTCtgaaaggaaaggaatgacGCAGCCACAAGACAAGAAATCTCCAAATGTTGTCTTCTAGAAATTTTGATGTTGTTTTTCAATTCCCTTGTAATCGTAACGAAAGAATGAATGGAAAATTTTCATCCTAAAatccgaactacgttgggcctgaattctccccgtgagatacgtaggcagccttctcGGCCCGGCCCCTATCACAGAAAATTTTCGTTCTCCTCCATGTTTCGGAGATACGAAGATAAGATCAACAAACGTCACAAagcagctgcaagaagaccatagctcaacgtgattcagATTTCCCAAGATAGCgccaaacaaacaaattcctgtttgttcaaaatatatatccGTCCTTATTCGTGggttaagatatcctcaaacaaaacgacttgtgtgtttatctgttttatgtgcgatattatgcattttgtactctggatatgcactaacaaatttgcctttgagttgtttttaccTCTCAGGTACCTtttactgatctgtgtcgataaagctggcagatcatcctTACTTCACCAGGTCAAAAGGTCCTACAGATTCCTTCCCTCGATCAAATTCAGACAAAAGAAAAACAGTTATGGGAGACAACAATGACGAAGGGCGTCTTACTGACGTTGTGGTGGCTCAGCCCACTGTAGTGGAACAGAATGAATTGATCATGCAACTGATGCAACAGATTGCTGAAATGAAAGTTGAAATGCAACGGAGACAGGATGCGCCTCCACCTGGATTTGGTACTAATATTGCTGATGCAAGACCTCCGGTCTACTTCCCTTCATCAAACATAGATCCAACTCAGAACCAGCCTTCTACACCTGTGCATAATCCGTCTGTGATTGACCTCACAACCCAAAACCCTCAATACGCTTCTGCATCTTACCAAACTCCTTCACCTCTTCCAAATAACCACCCTCAAATACCACCCCATCCTCAGAATACTCAAACTGCCCCACCgccacaaaatcaaaaccaaactcAAACTGCCTTCAATACCCAAGCATTTCATCCGCATTTGAGTCAGAACACCAATCCTCAGGCCTACCCACAAAACTACCAGACCGCCCAAAACGTTCCAAGTCCCTTTATAGCTCCACCCCTCCCAAAAAGAGCCACCTTCCAAGTTCCCGTTCCTGCCGAGCACGAGGTGCACGGTTCTGAGTTGGATCACTATGAAGAACAGGAAAGAGAATGGAAGGCGAAAGAAGAAGTGAAGATCGATATAAAGGAAGAAATCAAAAAGGCTATGAAAGAGCTGCAGTGCATCCCAGACGCCGTCGGACTTAGCTACGCAGAATTGTGCATCCATCCAGATTTGAACCTTCCCGAAGGTTTTAAAATTCCGAAGTTTGACACCTTCGGAGGAGTGGGCAATCCTATGGCACATTTGAGAGCGTATTGTGACCagctcgtgggagttggcaggGATGAGGCCTTGTTGATGCGGCTTTTCAGCCGAAGTCTGTGTGGAGAGGCCCTCGAGTGGTTTACTTCACATGAAACCAGGAAGTGGCCCAATTGGAATGCATTGGCTAAGGACTTCATTGACCGATTCGCCTATAATGTTGAAATAGTGCCCGATCGGTATTCTCTagagaagatgaagcagaaaccAACTGAAAGCTATAGGGAATTTGCCTATAGGTGGAGGAAAGAAGCGGCGAGGGTAAAGCCACCCATGACCGAGAAAGAGATTGTGGAAGTGTTCGTGCGGGTACAGGAGCCTGAGTACTATGATCGAATCATGTTGCTGGTCGGAGCTAAATTCGCTGAGATAGTCAAagttggtgagactatcgaagatggtCTAAAATCGGGGAAGATAGCCCGAGTATCTGCATCGCCTGGGTCTTCAGGATTGATAAGAAAGCAAAGAGAGGAAGTTGCCGCTGTCTCGTATGGGGGAAGAAAAACCCCTAGAAACCCGTCACATTCCCAAGATCGTTCCAGGCCTTCCCCAAAGTCTCACCGATCCAACTACCCACAATCCAATCATCCTAATAACCACAATACTGTACCCACCTATCAGAATGCTCAAATTTCGTCGTACCAAAGTCCACCTTCTAATCTCTAAAACTTTTCTCCCATATACCCAAATTACCCTCAACCATACCAGATCCCATCCCCTTATCAGAATATTGCTCCCAACTGTGCCAACGTACAGTCGAGCTACCGACCACCTCCACCCACttatcaagtccaagctccaTTATACCAGGACCCCCTCCCGAATTACCAAGCTCCAATGCCAAATTTCCAGGCAAACCCTTATCCCCGGAGCCAAGCTCCTCGTACAAATACCCAAAATTATCAGCGGGTGCCTCCCCCTCGGCAAAGCGGTTATGATACTTCCCATCCAAGATCTGAAAAAAGGCCTTCAAGTAACTTTACCACACTTGCTGAAAGTCGGACCAAACTATTTGAGAGGCTAGCCGCAGATGGATACATCAACCCTGTGGGGCCCAAACCCGGGGATGTCAACTCAAAGTTCTACAGGCCAGATCAAAggtgtgcttatcattccaacagtgttggacatgacACGGAAGATTGCATCAACCTTAAGCACAAAATCCAAGACCTGATCGATCAGGAGGTAGTTTCTCTTCAACCGGCAGTGCCAAACGTCAACACAAATCCGTTGCTGAATCATGGAGGTGACAACCTTAATATGATTGAAACGGATGAAGACGGGTGTGGAACAAAGATGATTACCCCTATTGTGCATGAGGACTTGGAAAGGGCTGTCGCTTCTTTAAGCGTCAAAGAAAGGAGGAAGTTTGTTATTCTGACACCTGCAAAggctgttgccttggtgcctTCGAAAACTCTCGTTAAGCCCAAATTTGTCATTGAAACCGCCGTGGCCCAAGGGATGACCAGGTCCGGAAGGTGCTACACTCCTgatgagcttgctctcggaggacaGAAGAAGGACCATGCTAAGAGGCCGATAAGCGAGGGGGAAGCAGAAGAATTCTGGAGAAGGATGCAACCGAAGGACTATTCCATCgtcaaacatttagagaagaCTCCGGCTCAGATCTCCGTGTGGGCCCTGCTGATGAGCTCTCAGTCCCACGAGCAAGCCTTAATGAAAGCTCTTGATGATACATACGTACCCTCAGGTACAAGTAGTGATAACGTGGCCGCTATGATTCATCAAGTCATTCGGGGGCACCGAATCAGCTTTTGTGACGATGAGTTGCCAGTCGAAGGAAGATCCCACAACAAAGCGCTACACATTACCGTGATATGTCGTGGAAAGGTTGTCAACTGTGTTTTGGTAGATGATGGGTCCGGTTTGAATATTTGCCCATTGTCGACGTTGAGGCAACTAAATTTTGACCTTGGGAAACTGGAGCAGAATCAGGTCAATGTAAGGGCATTTGATGGTGTGCAAAGAGACACCTTAGGGGCTGTGactttgacccttcaaatgggcccCGCAGAGTTCAGTGCGCAATTCCAAGTATTGGACATAGACACTAGCTACAACCTCCTTTTGGGAAGGCCGTTTATCCACATGGCTGGAGCCGTCCCCTCT
This genomic window contains:
- the LOC138348194 gene encoding uncharacterized protein; translated protein: MPNFQANPYPRSQAPRTNTQNYQRVPPPRQSGYDTSHPRSEKRPSSNFTTLAESRTKLFERLAADGYINPVGPKPGDVNSKFYRPDQRCAYHSNSVGHDTEDCINLKHKIQDLIDQEVVSLQPAVPNVNTNPLLNHGGDNLNMIETDEDGCGTKMITPIVHEDLERAVASLSVKERRKFVILTPAKAVALVPSKTLVKPKFVIETAVAQGMTRSGRCYTPDELALGGQKKDHAKRPISEGEAEEFWRRMQPKDYSIVKHLEKTPAQISVWALLMSSQSHEQALMKALDDTYVPSGTSSDNVAAMIHQVIRGHRISFCDDELPVEGRSHNKALHITVICRGKVVNCVLVDDGSGLNICPLSTLRQLNFDLGKLEQNQVNVRAFDGVQRDTLGAVTLTLQMGPAEFSAQFQVLDIDTSYNLLLGRPFIHMAGAVPSTLHQMMKLVWKNEELVIHGEGSRSGKQVSVIDEMPQGADFYTVELVNATNEDLALNPMPTVYKMIATVML